GCCGCTTCCGGGTGCGCTGGAATCCCTCTATGTGCAGCGAGGGGCGCAGGTGAAGGAAGCCGATCCGCTTTTCGCTTTGGACAGCACAGCAGAAACAGCAGTGCGGAATGAAGCTGAACGTAAACTCGCGCAGGGCCGCGCGAACCTGGAAGACGCGAAGAAAGGCCGACGCCCCTCGGAAATCGAATCCCTGGACGCGCAACTCAAGCAGGCGAGGGCTGCATTAGAGTTTTCGGAACTGGAGTTTCAGCGGCAAGAAAAACTGGTTCGATCCGACTCGGTTGCGATGCAGGCTTTTGACCGGGCTCGTTCCGCGCGAGACCAGGATCGCCAGCGGGTAGCTCAGCTCCAGGCCGACTTGCAGACCGCGCGGCTCGGTTCTCGTAGCGACCAAATTGAAGCCGCGGAGGCCAATGTGCGGGCACTGGAAGCGATGTTGGTCAGGGCGGAATGGGAACTCTCGCAAAAGCGCCAGTTAGCGCCTCAAGCGGGATTGGTTTTTGATACGCTTTACCGGCAAGGCGAATGGGTTGCCGCGGGGCGCCCGGTGGTTGTGCTCCTGCCACCGCCGAACATCAAGGTGCGAGCGTTTGTTCCCGAGACACGAATTTCTACGATTCATCCCGGCGACCCCGTACGAGTGACCGTGGACGGCTTGCCCGAGCCGCTTAGCGGAACAGTGAGTTACATTTCCCCGCGCGCGGAATTTACGCCGCCGGTCATTTATAGCCAGGAGAGCCGCTCCAAGCTGGTCTTTATGGTTGAGGCGGTCTTCGATCCCAAAACTGCAGTCAAATTGCATCCGGGCCAACCTGTGGATGTGCAATTCGGTTCATGAAACATGGCTGACGATCTGGCTATTGATGTGCATGGCATGACGAAGCGTTTCGGCGATCTTACGGCCGTAAACCATATTGACCTCCAGGTCCACAAAGGTGAGATCTGCGGCTTTCTCGGTCCCAACGGCAGCGGAAAAACAACGTTTATCCGCATGCTCTGCGGACTGCTTCGCGCGGATGCGGGCCATGGGACATGCCTCGGCCATGACGTGATAAAGGAGAGCGAGGTCATCAAGCGCCAGATCGGGTACATGACTCAGCGATTCAGCTTCTATGAGGACCTGAGTATCGCCGAAAACCTGGATTTTGTCGCGCGTATGTATGCCGTGAAGAATCGCCGCGAAGCTGTTTCTGAGAGCATCGAGCGACTCGGTCTAGCGGAAAGGAAGGACCAGCTCGCGGGTGAGCTTTCCGGTGGATGGAAACAGCGCCTTGCTCTGGCTGCATGCATGATTCATAATCCCAAGCTGCTTCTACTCGATGAGCCTACAGCGGGCGTGGACCCGAAGGCCCGTCGCGATTTCTGGGAGCAGATTCACGAACTCGCAGGCCAAGGGCTGACGTTCCTAATCGCCACTCACTATATGGACGAGGCCGAGCGCTGCCACAGGTTGGCCTTTATCGTCAACGGCAACCTGCTTACCCAGGGCACGGTTGCAGAGGTTGTCGATCGGGCCGGCCTGACGACCTGGTCGGTCAGCGGTCGGAATTTGCTTGCACTCGCGGACAAGCTTCGCGATCGCCCCGGGGTGGAGCAGGCTGTGGCTTTCGGGAACGTGCTTCACGTAAGCGGTGATGACGCAGCCGCACTGGAGAAGGCCATCGCGCCGTTTCGCACCGAGCAATATGACTGGCGTCAGATCGATGCGGGGCTGGAAGACGCATTCATTCACCTGATGGGCAGACCAAAGGACGGGTCTCCGGAATGAGATGGCACTACGAATTCTCGCCGGCTCGATTGTGGGCGATGGTCCTGAAGGAATTCGTCCAAATGCGTCGCGACCGCTTGACCTTCGGGATGATGATCGGCATCCCTCTGATGCAGCTTGTGCTCTTTGGTTATGCCATCAATGCCGACCCGAAGCACTTGCCGACCGCCGTAATCCTGGCAGACAACGGCCCGCAGGGCCGCACCTTGCTCTATGCCATTCAGAACAGCGGTTACTTTAATTTGGTAAGGCACATAAAGACGGAATCCGAGGCGCACGACGCTCTCGCCCGCGGGGAGGTCCAGTTTGTAATAAACATCCCTGAGAATTTCACCCGTGATCTTCTTCGAGGCGGCAGGCCCGCGATTCTCGTCGAAGCGGATGCCACCGATCCGGGCACGACAAGCAATGCTCTCGGCTCTCTCAACGTATTATTGACCACTGCGCTGCAAAACGATCTCAAAGGTCCATTGGCCTTTCTCCCGGCAGCGGACGGCCCGATAGACCTGCGAGTCCACGCTCTTTACAATCCTGAAACCGTCACGCAGTACAACATTGTGCCTGGCCTGATGGGCGTTGTCCTGACAATGACCATGGTCCTGATCACTGCTCTGGCGATTACACGGGAGCGTGAGAGCGGCACGATGGAAAACCTGCTCTCCATGCCCACGCGTCCGCTCGAAGTGCTGGTCGGCAAGATAATTCCTTACGTCCTCGTTGGCTACATCCAGGTTGGGTTAATCCTTGTGGCTGCTCATTTTCTTTTCAGAGTGCCGATGGTGGGCAGCCTGGCCTTGCTATTTGTGGTATCCCTGGTTTTCATTGTGGCAAACCTGGCCATCGGCGTTACCTTTTCCACTGTGGCCGAAAACCAGCGCCAGGCAATCCAGATGGGATTCTTTTTCTTCCTACCGAATATACTGCTCTCAGGGTTTGCGTTTTCTTTCCGCGGTATGCCTGATTGGGCGCAGTGGATCGGCGAGCTTCTACCTCTCACTCATTTTCTGCGCATCGTTCGAGGCATCCTGCTCAAAGGCAACGGCATCGAAGATGTCGTCTGGCAGCTTTGGCAGATCGCCCTCTTTACTGTCGTCGCCCTAGCAATCGGCGTGAAACGCTACCGCAAAACGCTGGATTAGAAACAGCTTCAAAACATGCAAGTTCTTGGAAGAGCATCCGGGGAGGCGACCTGTGACAGAGCATGAGAGGAAACGACTTGAAGGATAGATCCGGAAAAACCAGAGATGAATTGCGCCCTGAATACACGTTCGACTATTCCAAAGCTGTCCGAGGGAAGTATTGCCAGCGTCTGATGGAGGAAGGGGCTAACGTCATCGTCCTCGATCCGGACATCGCCGCAGCCTTCCATGATTCAGCTTCAGTGAACGAGGCGTTGAGGTCGCTGCTGGACTTGACTCGCTCCACCCAGCGCCTAACTAAACGCTCTGGCCGGCAAGGCAAAAGCCGCCCACCTGATAATTCCGAGGATGCCGTACTTGATTCTTAGTGTTGATCTCCGGCGTCACAAACGCGGGCGGGAGCCCAGGACCAAAGAAATCGGTATGCTGTCCCTCCGATGAGCTGAACTTTGCGAGCCTTCTTCTCACAATTCGTCCAAGATGCGCTCGATACTTCGTTTGAGGCTCGGCAGGTTTTGTTTGACCACTTCAAACACAAGCCGCATGTTGGCGCCGAAATAGTCATGAATCAGCTTGTCTCGCATCCCAGAAACCTGCTTCCAAAGCACTGCCGGATGGGCTTCTTTCAATTCTGCCGAAAGGTTCTTGGTAGCTTCTCCCATGATTTCGAGATTTCGAACCACGGCGTCCTGGGTTTTCGTGTCGGAAAAGAAGACCTCTTCGCCTTCCGCTGTGTAAGCCAAAATGCGCTGAATTGCGTCAAGAATGTGCAAAAGATATACACGGTCGTCTTTCACAGAGGTCTCGCCTCCGAGTAGATTCTGTCCCGCAGATGGGGGCTGATTCCGCCTTCGGAAAGGACATGGACCTTGCATCCGAATAGTTCTTCAAGATCCTGCCACAGGGCGACCAAGTCAAGTAGGGTGCTGCCCTGCTTCATATCTACCAGCAAGTCTATGTCGCTGGAAGCCGAAGCGTCTCCTCGAGCCGCGGAGCCAAACACCCGCACGTTGATGGCTCCATGCTTGTCAGCCAATTCCAGGATCTCGTCTCTTTTTTCGTGAAGAAGTCGGCTAACGTTCATGACTTTTCCCGACGAGGCGCTCGCCCACGGAATTGCTGCTCGCTGTATTCATTATAAATGATGGGCGTCAAGACTCTTCATCCTGGGGGACCCCGTGAATGCGAATACGGCCAGGCTCGACTATCCAGAGGCGTCCCTGGGGTGATCGGGTCTTTAGCGCAGTGGCTACCTGGCTGATCAGCTCCCTCATTCCAGCCAGGGAAGGAGACGGATGTCTTAAAACAATGATTCCTGGATACTCGTTCGGGCGATATTCCAGGATCTGGGCAAACCCGAGATCTACGGTAATCAGACACAAGCCCAGGTCTTTGCACGTCTGGGCTAAGACAGGATCTTTCTCTCCTTGTAAGCCTTCCTCAGCCACAGTTGAAACGTGATGCCCGGCTTCTTCCAGAGGTGTCCGCCATCGCTGATCCGCGTTTTCGTCAAGCTTGAAGCGCATGATTATGGCTCACGTCGATGGACACAACCCTCTCTCGAGCGGTCTCGGCAGCATAGGCCAAGCAGGCCCGGATGTCTTCGGTGGTGAGAACAGGGTATGAAGCCAAAATGTCCTCGATGCTGTCTCCGTTTGCCAAGTAGTCGAGGATGAGCCACACCATGATGCGCGTGCCTTTCACGCACGGTTGACCATGGCACACGTTGGGATCGACGCTTATCCTATCCAGGAGGGGAGACATGTTGAACCTCCGGTCTCGAGCTACACTCTTGTGACTTTCATGTCGGTTGATAGTTCCTCTAGGCCTTGCGGACCAGCCATAGAGACGGTTGATGGGTGCACGTGGACACCCTTCAGGTGCCCGTCCGGTTTGTCATCAATTCCAAAATGCTAACACGATAGTCCACCCTTCTTTTGCCTGCAATCAAAAAAAGTTCGTCAGGGCGTTGTGTTCTTGTCAACTAATAGTGTATAAGGTGGCCATTCTTCGTTTATCATTTGCTGGGATACAACCATGAGAGGGTTATGGATTAGAGGCTGCGCTCTGAGTGCATTCATCTTCGGGGTTTTCTCGCTCTTTGCAATCACCGACGTTATAGCCAAAGACCGGCCGGCCAAGTCTGATGCGCTGTCCGCAAGGCCGTGGATCATGGTCACCATGTCCGCAGCGCCGTACGCGGGAAGCGGCGGACGGGCTTATTCAACGATCAAAGAGATCAGCGGCAATCCCAACGGCAGAATAGTTCATTTCAGCCGGGTGACGTACGAGCTTATCGCGGAAACCAGACCCGCGTTCATAATCCTCGGCCCTCAAGGGACCCCGTGGTGCAGATACACCGGCGAGACGGGCATTGCGCTCCAGAATTTCCTCTGGACATTGCCTCTGTTGGCTGAACAACTCAACATCCCGATACTAGGGATCTGTGGAGGGCATCAGGCGCTTGCTCTGGCCTTTGGCGGGAAGGTGGGTCCTGTGCGAGCGGATGAAGACGACTGCATGCCCTATACACGAGATCGCCAGGGAGGGGTGGTTCCGCTCACGGCCACTGCCGACGATCCGATTTTGCAGGGCACCGACGGGAGGCTTCGGATACTGGAGAGCCATTTCGACGAAGTGAAAGTGCTTCCGCCGGGGTTCGTGCTGCTGGCTTCGGAGAAGGTGAGCCGTAATCAGATCATTCGCCACCCTACAAGGCCTGTTTATGGCATTCAAGGCCATCCCGAGTCCTCTCAGGGCAGCCAGCAGGCAGGAGGCATCCTTATTCGTAATTTTCTCGCCATCGCTCGCGTCCACAATGAAACCCTCAAGAATTCCGGCCTGGAGCAGCCGACCAACCTATTGTCCCAGCAACGCGCTGATGCGACATGGTGAGGTTGCTCGCTTTAGCATCGGTCGCCTGAGACCCTATTGCAAGTCCCCCGACCTTGACATTCGCTGCTGCTGAATGTTATTTTGGGGGATGGTAAAGGCGGTGTAGCTCAGCAGGTTAGAGCATGCGGCTCATATCCGCAGTGTCCGGGGTTCAAGTCCCTGCACCGCCACCAGATAACCCTGCTAAATTGTTTTCCACTATGTGGATCGCCAACCCCCAAAAATGTGAGGGGTTAAGCGACAAACTTCTAGTTTACTCTATTAATTTTCTCAAATTCACGGTATAAAGTGACGCTATACATTCGCTTTGCCGTTCTCTCTCCTTTTGCCCCCGTTCTCTGAGGCGGGGGTAAGCCATGGAACCTGATTCAACAGAGTGCGAGGATCTTCCGTGAATTCCTCGTATACCGCGACCACCACACCTTAGATGCAGGCATCTTGTTTTTCTCGCCTGCAAAACCACATCAGGAGGGTCTCTATGAACGAGAAGAAAGTCAGTGCCAAAAAGAAACCAGACAAGGTCGCTTCCGAGAAGGGTTTCAGCCGCCGGAAATTTATCGCAGCCGCAGCAGCCGGGGCGGCGACGATGGGATTCCCCATGATCGCCAAGGCCCAAGGGCCGATTACCATGCGCTGGCAGAGCACCTGGCCGACCAAAGACATTTTCCATGAGTATGCCCTCGACTACGCCAAGAAGGTGAATGACATGACCGGCGGCGACCTCAAGATCGAGGTGCTGCCGGCGGGCGCGGTGGTCCCGGCCTTTGGCCTGTTAGACGCGGTCTCCAAGGGCACGCTTGACGGCGGCCACGGAGTGTTCGTCTATCACTACGGCAAACAGAATGCGCTTGCGCTGTGGGGGTCGAGCCCGGCCTTCGGCATGGATGCCAACATGATGCTTGCTTGGCACAAGTACGGTGGCGGCAAGGAGTTGCTGAAGAAGATATATGATTCCATCGGCGCGAACGTGGTGTCCTTCGCCTACGGACCGATGGCGACCCAGCCGCTTGGCTGGTTCAAAAAACCGATCGCCAAAGTGGATGATCTCAAGGGGCTCAAGTTCCGCACCGTGGGAATTTCGATTGACCTTTTCACCGGTATGGGCGTGGCCGTGAACGCACTGCCCGGTGGCGAGATCGTGCCGGCCATGGACCGCGGCCTGCTGGACGGGGCGGAGTTCAACAACGCCTCCTCCGACCGCCTGCTCGGGTTCCCGGACGTATCGAAGGTCTGCATGCTGCAGAGCTACCACCAGAACGGTGAAGCTTTCGAGATCCTGTTCAACAAGGATAAGTTCAATGCGCTTCCGGACAAAATGAAGGCCATCATCGAGAACGCCGTGGAGGCGGCCTCGGCAGACATGTCATGGAAGTCCGTGGACCGCTACTCCAAGGACTACCAGGAGATGCAAACCAAGGACAAGGTCAAGTTCTACAAGACCCCCGACCCGATCCTGCAAAAGCAGCTCGAGGTCTTCGACCAGGTCGAGGCCAAGAAGTCGGCCGAGAACGCCCTGTTCAAGGAAGTCGTCGAATCGCAGAAAGCGTTTGCCGCGCGCGCTGTGGCCTGGGACATGGACACCAACGTCAACCGGCGCATGGCGTACAACTATTATTTTGGAAAGAAAGCCCCAGAAAAGAAAAGCTGAGGAAATTCGGCGGTATCATCGACCAGCCATCCGGGCTTCGCGCCCGGGTGGCTGATTTCTGATTAGGATCGAATATGCAGAAAATACTGCTCACGGTAGACAAGATCAGCACGTTTGTCGGCAAGACCTTTTCCTGGCTCATCGTGTCGCTCACCTTTCTCATCACCTACGAGATTTTCTCGCGCTACGCGCTCAACAGCCCGCATGCGTATGCCTTCGATGTGATGCTCCAGATGTACGGGACCCTGTTCATGATGTCGGGCGCCTACACGCTTGCGAAGAACAGCCACGTGCGAGGCGATGTCCTCTACGGCTTCTTCCCGCCGCGGCTGCAGGCCGGCCTCGACCTGACGCTCTACATCGTGTTCTTCCTGCCCGGAGTGTGCGCCCTCTGTTGGGCCGGGTATACCTATGCCGGCGAGTCTTGGGCCATTCTGGAGCGATCGAGCATCACCTCGGAAGGCCCGCCGATATATCCGTTCAAGACCGTCATCCCGGTCGCGGGGGCCTTTTTGTTGATGCAGGGCATCGTTGAAATGATCCGCTGCGTCCTCTGCCTGAAGCAGGGCCAGTGGCCATCGCGTGAGGAGGACGTCGAGGAGGTCGATGTCGACAAACTGATGGAAATGGTCCATGTCAAGGACGAGGACATCGCCAAGCTCGATGAGTACGTCGTGGCCAAAAAAGGGGGAGACGCATGAGGAAAGAAGTCTGGTTTGGGCTCTCGATCATGGCCATGACTGTGATTGGGGTGTTTTGGTTGATGCCGCCGCTGTCGCAGATGACCACCGGCCACCTTGGCCTGCTGATGCTGGCCATGATCGTGATCGCTATCATGATGGGCTTTCCCACGGCGTTCACGCTGATGGGCATGGGCACGATGTTTACCTTTTTTTTCTACTACAGCACAGACCCCTCGACGGCAGTGACTCACACGCTCGATCTAATGGTGCAGCGCGCCTACGCGGTCATGAACAACGACGTGCTGATCTCGGTGCCTCTTTTCGTTTTC
This portion of the Desulfomonile tiedjei genome encodes:
- a CDS encoding HlyD family efflux transporter periplasmic adaptor subunit; the protein is MSGSHAPHRRAFFCIVCVLAALSILASCSSQDPNRVQGYVEGEFVYVASPLPGALESLYVQRGAQVKEADPLFALDSTAETAVRNEAERKLAQGRANLEDAKKGRRPSEIESLDAQLKQARAALEFSELEFQRQEKLVRSDSVAMQAFDRARSARDQDRQRVAQLQADLQTARLGSRSDQIEAAEANVRALEAMLVRAEWELSQKRQLAPQAGLVFDTLYRQGEWVAAGRPVVVLLPPPNIKVRAFVPETRISTIHPGDPVRVTVDGLPEPLSGTVSYISPRAEFTPPVIYSQESRSKLVFMVEAVFDPKTAVKLHPGQPVDVQFGS
- a CDS encoding ABC transporter ATP-binding protein, whose product is MADDLAIDVHGMTKRFGDLTAVNHIDLQVHKGEICGFLGPNGSGKTTFIRMLCGLLRADAGHGTCLGHDVIKESEVIKRQIGYMTQRFSFYEDLSIAENLDFVARMYAVKNRREAVSESIERLGLAERKDQLAGELSGGWKQRLALAACMIHNPKLLLLDEPTAGVDPKARRDFWEQIHELAGQGLTFLIATHYMDEAERCHRLAFIVNGNLLTQGTVAEVVDRAGLTTWSVSGRNLLALADKLRDRPGVEQAVAFGNVLHVSGDDAAALEKAIAPFRTEQYDWRQIDAGLEDAFIHLMGRPKDGSPE
- a CDS encoding ABC transporter permease, producing MRWHYEFSPARLWAMVLKEFVQMRRDRLTFGMMIGIPLMQLVLFGYAINADPKHLPTAVILADNGPQGRTLLYAIQNSGYFNLVRHIKTESEAHDALARGEVQFVINIPENFTRDLLRGGRPAILVEADATDPGTTSNALGSLNVLLTTALQNDLKGPLAFLPAADGPIDLRVHALYNPETVTQYNIVPGLMGVVLTMTMVLITALAITRERESGTMENLLSMPTRPLEVLVGKIIPYVLVGYIQVGLILVAAHFLFRVPMVGSLALLFVVSLVFIVANLAIGVTFSTVAENQRQAIQMGFFFFLPNILLSGFAFSFRGMPDWAQWIGELLPLTHFLRIVRGILLKGNGIEDVVWQLWQIALFTVVALAIGVKRYRKTLD
- a CDS encoding DUF86 domain-containing protein, with the translated sequence MKDDRVYLLHILDAIQRILAYTAEGEEVFFSDTKTQDAVVRNLEIMGEATKNLSAELKEAHPAVLWKQVSGMRDKLIHDYFGANMRLVFEVVKQNLPSLKRSIERILDEL
- a CDS encoding nucleotidyltransferase family protein, encoding MNVSRLLHEKRDEILELADKHGAINVRVFGSAARGDASASSDIDLLVDMKQGSTLLDLVALWQDLEELFGCKVHVLSEGGISPHLRDRIYSEARPL
- a CDS encoding DUF5615 family PIN-like protein; the encoded protein is MRFKLDENADQRWRTPLEEAGHHVSTVAEEGLQGEKDPVLAQTCKDLGLCLITVDLGFAQILEYRPNEYPGIIVLRHPSPSLAGMRELISQVATALKTRSPQGRLWIVEPGRIRIHGVPQDEES
- a CDS encoding DUF433 domain-containing protein is translated as MSPLLDRISVDPNVCHGQPCVKGTRIMVWLILDYLANGDSIEDILASYPVLTTEDIRACLAYAAETARERVVSIDVSHNHALQA
- a CDS encoding gamma-glutamyl-gamma-aminobutyrate hydrolase family protein (Members of this family of hydrolases with an active site Cys residue belong to MEROPS family C26.), encoding MRGLWIRGCALSAFIFGVFSLFAITDVIAKDRPAKSDALSARPWIMVTMSAAPYAGSGGRAYSTIKEISGNPNGRIVHFSRVTYELIAETRPAFIILGPQGTPWCRYTGETGIALQNFLWTLPLLAEQLNIPILGICGGHQALALAFGGKVGPVRADEDDCMPYTRDRQGGVVPLTATADDPILQGTDGRLRILESHFDEVKVLPPGFVLLASEKVSRNQIIRHPTRPVYGIQGHPESSQGSQQAGGILIRNFLAIARVHNETLKNSGLEQPTNLLSQQRADATW
- a CDS encoding TRAP transporter substrate-binding protein, which produces MNEKKVSAKKKPDKVASEKGFSRRKFIAAAAAGAATMGFPMIAKAQGPITMRWQSTWPTKDIFHEYALDYAKKVNDMTGGDLKIEVLPAGAVVPAFGLLDAVSKGTLDGGHGVFVYHYGKQNALALWGSSPAFGMDANMMLAWHKYGGGKELLKKIYDSIGANVVSFAYGPMATQPLGWFKKPIAKVDDLKGLKFRTVGISIDLFTGMGVAVNALPGGEIVPAMDRGLLDGAEFNNASSDRLLGFPDVSKVCMLQSYHQNGEAFEILFNKDKFNALPDKMKAIIENAVEAASADMSWKSVDRYSKDYQEMQTKDKVKFYKTPDPILQKQLEVFDQVEAKKSAENALFKEVVESQKAFAARAVAWDMDTNVNRRMAYNYYFGKKAPEKKS
- a CDS encoding TRAP transporter small permease subunit; this translates as MQKILLTVDKISTFVGKTFSWLIVSLTFLITYEIFSRYALNSPHAYAFDVMLQMYGTLFMMSGAYTLAKNSHVRGDVLYGFFPPRLQAGLDLTLYIVFFLPGVCALCWAGYTYAGESWAILERSSITSEGPPIYPFKTVIPVAGAFLLMQGIVEMIRCVLCLKQGQWPSREEDVEEVDVDKLMEMVHVKDEDIAKLDEYVVAKKGGDA